The Pseudomonadota bacterium genome contains the following window.
ATACCGCGACTTCTCTCAATAACCTGGCAGCGCTCTACGACTCAACCGGCCGCTATTCTGAAGCAGAGCCCCTCTATAAACGGTCACTTGCAATGTGCGAGAAAGCCCTCGGTCCCGATCATCCTTCTACTGCCACTTCCCTCAATAACCTGGCATTCCTTTACCACTCAACTGGCCGCTATACGGAAGCAGAA
Protein-coding sequences here:
- a CDS encoding tetratricopeptide repeat protein → MSQNQDLDEAKRLNSEAIKLYRQGKYGEAINLAREALTIYEKALGPDHPNTATSLNNLAALYDSTGRYSEAEPLYKRSLAMCEKALGPDHPSTATSLNNLAFLYHSTGRYTEAE